One genomic segment of Chelonia mydas isolate rCheMyd1 chromosome 1, rCheMyd1.pri.v2, whole genome shotgun sequence includes these proteins:
- the GSG1 gene encoding germ cell-specific gene 1 protein, with the protein MELLKILPWHRAVLAVVLNLLALSLSTTALLGSYWCVGTQKVPKPLCGKGKATECIGVHVSSGGGASNSSSQDAVHYSWETGDDRFAFRYFHTGMWLSCEENMEGPDEKCRSFIELSPPAERGILWLSLGSEMVYISLLLISFILLLIEMLYSGNPVCGLKLNAFAAVSSVLSGLLGMVAHMMYSQVFQATVNLGPEDWRPHSWDYGWAFYMAWASFTCCMASAVTTLNTYTKTVLEFKRNHIKGYDGSVKDQSQHHQCFMQQPHHREQMSSYYQQRDKLLHSVSEGVDFYSELQQKVLQQEPELDEVLGQSIGEDHC; encoded by the exons ATGGAACTGCTGAAGATCCTGCCCTGGCATCGTGCTGTCTTGGCAGTTGTCCTGAATCTGCTGGCTCTCAGCCTCTCTACCACAGCCTTGCTTGGCAGCTACTGGTGTGTTGGGACCCAGAAGGTGCCCAAGCCTTTGTGTGGCAAGGGCAAAGCCACCGAATGCATCGGTGTGCACGTGTCCAGTGGCGGAGGTGCTAGCAATTCCTCATCCCAGGATGCAGTGCACTACAGCTGGGAGACCGGGGACGACCGCTTTGCCTTCCGATACTTCCACACTGGCATGTGGCTTTCCTGTGAGGAGAACATGGAAGGGCCAG ATGAGAAATGTCGTAGCTTCATTGAGCTTTCACCCCCCGCAGAGAGAG GAATCCTGTGGCTGTCGTTGGGGTCAGAGATGGTCTACATCAGCTTGCTGCTCATTAGTTTCATCCTGCTGCTGATAGAAATGCTGTACTCTGGGAATCCAGTCTGCGGGCTGAAGCTCAATGCCTTTGCTGCTGTCTCCTCTGTGCTGTCTG GCCTGCTGGGGATGGTGGCTCACATGATGTACTCACAAGTCTTCCAAGCAACTGTCAATCTGGGGCCAGAGGACTGGAGACCACACTCGTGGGACTATGGCTGGGCTTTCTA CATGGCCTGGGCCTCCTTCACCTGCTGCATGGCCTCTGCTGTTACCACTCTCAACACTTACACCAAGACCGTGCTGGAGTTCAAGCGTAACCACATCAAAGGCTACGATGGGAGCGTCAAGGACCAGTCACAGCACCACCAGTGCTTCATGCAGCAGCCGCACCACAGGGAGCAGATGAGCAGCTACTACCAGCAGCGAGACAAGCTCCTCCACTCCGTCTCAGAGGGGGTCGACTTTTACTCCGAGCTGCAGCAGAAGGTGCTGCAGCAGGAACCTGAGCTAGACGAGGTCTTGGGACAGTCCATCGGGGAAGATCACTGTTAG
- the FAM234B gene encoding protein FAM234B isoform X2 — protein MPYLRTAVFLLTMVISMILVLVCAFLIPCPPRDLHNTWNRNLGQEAGGVLFPLELSDVNGDGLPDILLSFTALMNASVLGVSRPSVTVMALSGMNGSTLWSSHIPEETRSVQCKGLILTAPAEPVCLVTGTSKFLSLLHASSGKTIWTLNPAHLPSGTLAAPAVMLPDLDGDKVGDLVVLAIGETQPDLCFILVSGKTGNPLGGPVKYSINGEGKLIGPQAHITSRGAIYILFGFGNVQAVALRDLFAQARNRDSFPPVLQQEEPEWEKRRSVNLSELIDIYSGGVEFLQMVTASDTNCSDLLITTKHSLTLLRGEDLEPRWNLELQDIHSQPAPGYFNADQTLDFMVQAQSNNNVKKMLVVDGKSGLPVWSYDLPCHMQESDALSVMTLERKSVFLFWADEMQPALQNLEPGPRNKRPGLHHLYLLHPTFPTILLDLTNVTDTVTASAIGINDLQKDAFYITVTTSPTSENQPGLLLVSKLSLRWAMLTQSRTVPLMETTPKISRGEVRRFLSRLKFINFPHKF, from the exons ATGCCTTACCTGCGCACAGCAGTCTTTTTGCTTACCATGGTTATCTCCATGATTCTGGTGCTGGTGTGCGCCTTTCTCATTCCTTGTCCTCCTAGAGACTTGCATAACACCTGGAACCGCAACCTTGGCCAGGAAGCAG GTGGAGTGCTGTTCCCACTGGAGCTCTCCGATGTGAATGGTGATGGGCTCCCGGACATCCTGCTCTCCTTCACAGCCCTGATGAATGCTAGCGTATTGG GTGTTTCTAGGCCATCGGTAACTGTCATGGCCCTTTCTGGTATGAACGGCAGCACCCTGTGGTCCAGCCACATTCCAGAAGAGACTCGGAGTGTGCAGTGTAAAGGACTGATTCTCACCGCCCCAGCTGAGCCTGTCTGCCTTGTGACTGGAACATCCAAATTCCTCAGCCTTCTCCATGCCTCCTCAG GGAAAACCATCTGGACACTGAACCCAGCCCACCTGCCAAGCGGGACCCTGGCTGCACCAGCCGTCATGCTGCCAGATTTGGATGGGGATAAGGTTGGAGATCTGGTGGTTCTGGCCATTGGAGAGACCCAG CCAGACCTGTGCTTTATCCTGGTATCGGGTAAGACTGGAAACCCTCTGGGTGGGCCCGTGAAGTACAGCATCAATGGAGAAGGAAAACTGATCGGCCCACAAGCCCACATTACCAGCCGAGGAGCCATCTATATCCTGTTTGGCTTTG GTAATGTCCAAGCAGTTGCCCTGAGGGATCTCTTTGCCCAAGCCAGAAACCGTGACAGCTTCCCTCCTGTGCTGCAGCAGGAGGAGCCGGAGTGGGAGAAGCGCAGATCTGTCAACTTATCGGAGCTCATTGACATTTACAG CGGGGGCGTTGAGTTCCTGCAGATGGTGACGGCTTCAGATACCAACTGCAGCGACCTCCTCATCACCACAAAACACAGCCTGACTCTGCTGCGAGGAGAGGACCTGGAGCCCCGCTGGAACCTGGAGCTGCAGGACATTCACAG CCAGCCTGCCCCTGGCTACTTCAATGCTGACCAAACCCTGGACTTCATGGTGCAGGCGCAGAGCAACAACAATGTGAAAAAG ATGCTGGTGGTGGATGGTAAATCAGGCCTCCCTGTTTGGAGCTATGATCTCCCGTGTCACATGCAAGAATCTGATGCACTGTCAGTGATGACTTTGGAGAGGAAATCTGTTTTTCTCTTCTGGGCTGACGAAATGCAGCCTGCATTACAAAACTTG GAGCCTGGCCCAAGAAACAAGCGTCCAGGGCTACACCACCTCTACCTCCTGCACCCTACCTTTCCTACCATCCTTTTGGACCTCACCAATGTAACAGACACAGTGACTGCTTCAGCCA TTGGAATTAATGATCTCCAAAAAGATGCGTTTTACATCACCGTGACAACGAGCCCTACCTCCGAAAACCAGCCGGGCCTGCTGTTGGTCAGTAAGCTGAGCCTGCGGTGGGCCATGCTCACTCAGAGCCGAACGGTGCCGCTGATGGAGACCACCCCAAAAATCAGCCGTGGGGAAGTGAGGAGATTCCTCTCTAGGCTGAAGTTTATTAATTTTCCTCACAAG ttctAG
- the FAM234B gene encoding protein FAM234B isoform X1, translating to MATVLSRALKLPGKKSPDLGEYDPLTQADSDESEDDLVLNLQKNGGVKNGKSTLEEVLDPDSEVEVEVTKQRLSESVPDGYPAEATGSLEQKATSSLMPYLRTAVFLLTMVISMILVLVCAFLIPCPPRDLHNTWNRNLGQEAGGVLFPLELSDVNGDGLPDILLSFTALMNASVLGVSRPSVTVMALSGMNGSTLWSSHIPEETRSVQCKGLILTAPAEPVCLVTGTSKFLSLLHASSGKTIWTLNPAHLPSGTLAAPAVMLPDLDGDKVGDLVVLAIGETQPDLCFILVSGKTGNPLGGPVKYSINGEGKLIGPQAHITSRGAIYILFGFGNVQAVALRDLFAQARNRDSFPPVLQQEEPEWEKRRSVNLSELIDIYSGGVEFLQMVTASDTNCSDLLITTKHSLTLLRGEDLEPRWNLELQDIHSQPAPGYFNADQTLDFMVQAQSNNNVKKMLVVDGKSGLPVWSYDLPCHMQESDALSVMTLERKSVFLFWADEMQPALQNLEPGPRNKRPGLHHLYLLHPTFPTILLDLTNVTDTVTASAIGINDLQKDAFYITVTTSPTSENQPGLLLVSKLSLRWAMLTQSRTVPLMETTPKISRGEVRRFLSRLKFINFPHKF from the exons GAAAAAAGAGCCCGGACCTAGGGGAGTATGACCCCCTCACTCAGGCTGACAGTGATGAGAGTGAAGATGACCTTGTGCTCAACTTGCAGAAGAATGGGGGAGTCAAGAACGGGAAGAGCACCCTGGAGGAGGTGCTGGACCCAGACTCAGAAGTGGAGGTCGAGGTGACAAAGCAGCGGCTGTCAGAGAGTGTCCCAGATGGGTACCCTGCAGAGGCCACTGGCAGCCTGGAGCAGAAGGCAACCTCCTCCCTGATGCCTTACCTGCGCACAGCAGTCTTTTTGCTTACCATGGTTATCTCCATGATTCTGGTGCTGGTGTGCGCCTTTCTCATTCCTTGTCCTCCTAGAGACTTGCATAACACCTGGAACCGCAACCTTGGCCAGGAAGCAG GTGGAGTGCTGTTCCCACTGGAGCTCTCCGATGTGAATGGTGATGGGCTCCCGGACATCCTGCTCTCCTTCACAGCCCTGATGAATGCTAGCGTATTGG GTGTTTCTAGGCCATCGGTAACTGTCATGGCCCTTTCTGGTATGAACGGCAGCACCCTGTGGTCCAGCCACATTCCAGAAGAGACTCGGAGTGTGCAGTGTAAAGGACTGATTCTCACCGCCCCAGCTGAGCCTGTCTGCCTTGTGACTGGAACATCCAAATTCCTCAGCCTTCTCCATGCCTCCTCAG GGAAAACCATCTGGACACTGAACCCAGCCCACCTGCCAAGCGGGACCCTGGCTGCACCAGCCGTCATGCTGCCAGATTTGGATGGGGATAAGGTTGGAGATCTGGTGGTTCTGGCCATTGGAGAGACCCAG CCAGACCTGTGCTTTATCCTGGTATCGGGTAAGACTGGAAACCCTCTGGGTGGGCCCGTGAAGTACAGCATCAATGGAGAAGGAAAACTGATCGGCCCACAAGCCCACATTACCAGCCGAGGAGCCATCTATATCCTGTTTGGCTTTG GTAATGTCCAAGCAGTTGCCCTGAGGGATCTCTTTGCCCAAGCCAGAAACCGTGACAGCTTCCCTCCTGTGCTGCAGCAGGAGGAGCCGGAGTGGGAGAAGCGCAGATCTGTCAACTTATCGGAGCTCATTGACATTTACAG CGGGGGCGTTGAGTTCCTGCAGATGGTGACGGCTTCAGATACCAACTGCAGCGACCTCCTCATCACCACAAAACACAGCCTGACTCTGCTGCGAGGAGAGGACCTGGAGCCCCGCTGGAACCTGGAGCTGCAGGACATTCACAG CCAGCCTGCCCCTGGCTACTTCAATGCTGACCAAACCCTGGACTTCATGGTGCAGGCGCAGAGCAACAACAATGTGAAAAAG ATGCTGGTGGTGGATGGTAAATCAGGCCTCCCTGTTTGGAGCTATGATCTCCCGTGTCACATGCAAGAATCTGATGCACTGTCAGTGATGACTTTGGAGAGGAAATCTGTTTTTCTCTTCTGGGCTGACGAAATGCAGCCTGCATTACAAAACTTG GAGCCTGGCCCAAGAAACAAGCGTCCAGGGCTACACCACCTCTACCTCCTGCACCCTACCTTTCCTACCATCCTTTTGGACCTCACCAATGTAACAGACACAGTGACTGCTTCAGCCA TTGGAATTAATGATCTCCAAAAAGATGCGTTTTACATCACCGTGACAACGAGCCCTACCTCCGAAAACCAGCCGGGCCTGCTGTTGGTCAGTAAGCTGAGCCTGCGGTGGGCCATGCTCACTCAGAGCCGAACGGTGCCGCTGATGGAGACCACCCCAAAAATCAGCCGTGGGGAAGTGAGGAGATTCCTCTCTAGGCTGAAGTTTATTAATTTTCCTCACAAG ttctAG